One genomic segment of Lampris incognitus isolate fLamInc1 chromosome 2, fLamInc1.hap2, whole genome shotgun sequence includes these proteins:
- the myog gene encoding myogenin, producing MELFETNPYFFPDQRFYEGGDNYFPSRLPGGYDQGGYQDRNSMMGLCGGLSGGGGVGVTQMEDKASPSSLSPHAEPHCPGQCLPWACKLCKRKTVTMDRRKAATLREKRRLKKVNEAFEALKRSTLMNPNQRLPKVEILRSAIQYIERLQALVSSLNQQDSETGQQGIHYRPGPAQPRVSSSSEPSSGSTCCSSPEWSNTPDQCTQSYSNEDLLSAAESPDQGNMRSLTSIVESISAGDGTVPYPVVPVDISK from the exons ATGGAGCTTTTCGAGACCAACCCTTACTTCTTCCCTGACCAGCGCTTCTACGAAGGGGGCGACAACTACTTCCCCTCTCGCCTGCCCGGCGGGTACGACCAAGGGGGATACCAGGACAGGAACTCCATGATGGGGCTGTGCGGGGGTCTCTCTGGAGGCGGTGGGGTCGGGGTGACGCAGATGGAGGACAAGGCGTCTCCGTCCAGCCTGTCACCTCACGCCGAGCCCCACTGCCCGGGCCAGTGCCTGCCCTGGGCCTGCAAGCTGTGCAAACGAAAGACGGTGACCATGGACCGCCGGAAAGCGGCCACACTGAGGGAGAAGAGGCGTCTGAAGAAGGTGAACGAGGCGTTCGAGGCCCTGAAGAGGAGCACGCTGATGAACCCCAACCAGAGGCTGCCCAAAGTGGAGATCTTGCGGAGCGCCATCCAGTACATCGAGAGGCTCCAGGCGCTCGTCTCTTCCCTAAACCAGCAGGACAGTGAGACGGGACAGCAGGGGATCCACtaccggcccggcccggcccagcCCAGA GTGTCATCGTCAAGCGAGCCCAGTTCAGGCAGCACCTGCTGCAGCAGCCCGGAGTGGAGCAACACCCCTGACCAGTGCACACAGAGCTACAGCAACGAGG ATCTGCTGAGCGCCGCCGAATCTCCGGACCAGGGCAACATGCGCTCCCTCACCTCCATTGTCGAAAGCATCTCGGCAGGAGACGGGACCGTGCCCTACCCGGTGGTGCCCGTGGACATTTCCAAGTAA